In bacterium, the DNA window GGATTGAGCGCCACGGGTATGCCGAGCTCCCTCGCCCGGCGCAGGACGCGCCAGTCGGCGTCGAAGCGGTGGGGGCTCGTGTTCAGCTCCAACGCGACGCCGCGCTCCGTCAGCGCCGCCAGCACCCGATCCCAGTCCAGCTCGTAGCCCTCACGGGCCAGGAGCAGCCGCCCGGTGGCGTGGCCCAGCATCGTGGTGAACGGGTTTTCTATCGCCGCCAGGACGCGCGCGGTGGCCTTCTCCCGGGGCATGCGCAGGCCCGCGTGGACGCTGGCGATGACGAAATCCAGCCGCCCCAGAATCTCTTCGGGATAGTCCAGGGAGCCGTCGGCCAGGATATCGGACTCGATCCCGGCCAGGAGGCGGCACGGCCGACCGCGGTCGTTCAGGCGTGCGATTCGGTCCGCCTGCGCGGCGAGGTCCTCGACGGAGAGCCCCCCGGCGTAGAAGGCCGAGCGCGAGTGGTCGCTGACGCCGATGTAGGCGTAGCCCAGCTCCCCGCCGAGCTTGGCCAGTTCCTCAAGACTTTGCGTCCCGTCGGAGGCGGTGGTGTGGACGTGGAACACGCCGCGGATGTCCGCGGTTTCGAGGAGTTTTGGTAAATTACCCCGAGCCGCCGCCTCGATCTCGCCAAGGCCCTCGCGCAGCTCCGGCGGGACGAAGTCCAGCCCCAGCGCCCGGTACACCTCGCCCTCGTCGTCGAGTTCCAGGGCGTCCAGGTCCAGACCCCTCTCCCGGGCCAGCCCCCGGAGACCGTCCACGTGGGCCGCCGAGCCGGTGGCGAGGACCAGGTGGGTCCCCCAGCGCCCCACTTCGGAATTGCGCAGGTCCACCTCGGTGCCGAGGTAGTCGAACCGGAGCCCGCCTTCGTCGCCGGTCCTCAAGCCATCGGCCCAATCGGTGCCGCGCAGCGCGTCGGTGAAAACCTCCTTCTCACCCGAGGCGAGCCGGACGAGCAGGTCCACGTCGCCCGCGGTCTCGGCGAGGCGGCGGATACTCCCCGCGACCGCGCAACGCTCCACACCGGGCAGGTCGGAAATTTTACCGTGGAGGTCGTCGGCCAGGGCACGCGCCTCCGGGTACAGCCGCCGCTCCCGGTAGCGGTTCAACCGCCCGATTCCGGCCAGCACGTTGGCCTGGATTTTCGGACCGAAGCCGGGCAGCTCCACCAGCCGGTTCTCCAGGCAGGCGTACTCCAGCTCGCCGGGGTTGGTCGTCCCCAGGGTCTCCCACAAGAGTTTGACCCGCTTCGCGCCGAGCCCCTCGATTTCCAGCATCTCGAAGAGGCCGGACGGCAGCTTCGCCAGCCGCTCCTCGAGCTGGGGCAAACGGCCGGTGGCGACGAGCGCAGCGACCTTCTCCACCAGGGCCTTGCCGAAGCCGGGGAGCTCCCCCAGCCGCCCCTCGGCGAGGAGCT includes these proteins:
- a CDS encoding helix-hairpin-helix domain-containing protein, coding for MDNREIASVIERLGTASELLGENPFKARAYHGAARTLHGLAEPAEKLLAEGRLGELPGFGKALVEKVAALVATGRLPQLEERLAKLPSGLFEMLEIEGLGAKRVKLLWETLGTTNPGELEYACLENRLVELPGFGPKIQANVLAGIGRLNRYRERRLYPEARALADDLHGKISDLPGVERCAVAGSIRRLAETAGDVDLLVRLASGEKEVFTDALRGTDWADGLRTGDEGGLRFDYLGTEVDLRNSEVGRWGTHLVLATGSAAHVDGLRGLARERGLDLDALELDDEGEVYRALGLDFVPPELREGLGEIEAAARGNLPKLLETADIRGVFHVHTTASDGTQSLEELAKLGGELGYAYIGVSDHSRSAFYAGGLSVEDLAAQADRIARLNDRGRPCRLLAGIESDILADGSLDYPEEILGRLDFVIASVHAGLRMPREKATARVLAAIENPFTTMLGHATGRLLLAREGYELDWDRVLAALTERGVALELNTSPHRFDADWRVLRRARELGIPVALNPDAHRAEMFDTVALGVGIARKAWLTAADVLNTRELPDLSDWLAARRGERNR